A DNA window from Arachis hypogaea cultivar Tifrunner chromosome 18, arahy.Tifrunner.gnm2.J5K5, whole genome shotgun sequence contains the following coding sequences:
- the LOC112772951 gene encoding uncharacterized protein: MGTSRLRLRAMMLLLYMTLASVSLTRCDADRSMRLLLKGPNKHRRNITNTKITKKLKMTKKIDLNPSTFSSNTQPYSVSSPFSLPPYESLPPVPLPDSNNNPPYCVYPPPTSPSANIPTPTGYQSSPPYYYSSPTIPTQGPPPSPTTIITPGPPESFPSPTTIIPGPPESFPSPTTPDIVPSPPENVPGSPEPIENPPIIIPGPPGPSMSPPSFEPTPPYYIPSPSSGGVNPGPPTIYPSPTGGNVPSPVVFQPPVIYPPPSVPPPPNMAPSTALWCVAKPSVPDPIIQEAMNYACWSGADCTSIQPSGPCYEPNTVFAHASYAFNSYWQRTKGAGGNCEFGGTAMLVAVDPSYDGCHFTYN; this comes from the exons ATGGGAACAAGCAGATTGAGACTGAGAGCTATGATGCTTCTTCTCTACATGACTTTAGCATCTGTTTCTCTCACTCGTTGTG ATGCAGATAGATCAATGAGACTACTATTGAAAGGCCCTAATAAACATAGAAGGAACATAACCAACACTAAGATCACAAAGAAATTGAAAATGACAAAGAAAATTGACCTTAACCCAAGCACATTTTCATCAAACACACAACCATATAGTGTTAGCTCCCCATTTTCTTTGCCACCTTATGAATCACTACCTCCAGTTCCATTACCAGACAGCAATAACAACCCTCCATATTGTGTGTATCCACCTCCAACTTCACCTTCAGCCAACATTCCAACACCCACAGGGTATCAATCATCACCCCCTTACTATTACTCCTCACCAACAATTCCAACCCAAGGCCCACCACCAAGCCCCACAACAATCATTACCCCAGGCCCACCAGAGTCATTCCCTAGCCCAACAACAATTATCCCAGGCCCACCTGAGTCCTTCCCCAGCCCAACAACGCCTGACATTGTGCCAAGCCCACCAGAGAATGTGCCCGGCTCACCGGAGCCCATAGAGAATCCCCCAATTATTATACCAGGCCCACCTGGCCCATCAATGAGCCCGCCTTCTTTTGAGCCCACCCCACCGTACTACATTCCGTCCCCTTCTAGCGGTGGTGTCAACCCTGGCCCACCAACTATTTATCCGTCACCAACCGGAGGCAATGTCCCCAGCCCGGTAGTGTTTCAGCCGCCCGTGATTTACCCGCCACCAAGTGTTCCACCGCCGCCGAACATGGCTCCTAGCACGGCGTTGTGGTGTGTAGCCAAGCCATCAGTCCCTGACCCAATTATCCAAGAGGCCATGAATTATGCTTGCTGGTCAGGGGCAGATTGCACTTCGATTCAGCCTAGTGGGCCTTGTTATGAGCCCAACACTGTTTTTGCACATGCTTCATATGCTTTTAATAGCTATTGGCAAAGGACTAAGGGTGCTGGTGGCAATTGTGAATTTGGAGGGACAGCCATGTTGGTCGCTGTTGATCCAA GCTACGATGGATGCCATTTCACTTACAATTGA